The Candidatus Eisenbacteria bacterium genome includes the window GAGAAGCGGCTCGCCCGGCGGAGGCCTTCCTGCGCGTAGCGCGCGTGAAGAGCCGGATCGCCGAGAAGCCGCGCCATCCCCTCCTCGATCGATTCCGCGCGCCCCGGGTCGACGCGGAGCCCCGCCTTCCCCACGACCTCGGAGAGGGCCGGCGTGTCCGAGACGACCACCGGGATGCCGCACGCCATCGCTTCGAGGGGCGGCAGCCCGAACCCCTCGTAGAGCGACGGGAAGACGAAGAGCCGCGTGCCTCCGTAGAGCGCGTGGAGAAATGAGTCGGACACGAAACCGGGGAAGTGAACGCATGTCTCGAGACGGCTCACGCGGACGTCGCGCGTGAGCTCGCGGGCCTTCTTCACATCGACTCCCGCGAGCACGAGGTGGCCGCCGAACCCGCTCCGCCTCAGCCTCGCGAAAGCCTCGATCAGCTTGCGGAGGTTCTTGTGCGGGAGACAGTTGCTGACGCAGAGCACGTACTCCTCCTCGAGCCCGATCGTCCGCGCCACCTCCTCGCGCGCCCGGCCGGCATCGAGCGGGACGAACCGTTCGCCCACGGCGTTGTGAACGACCACGATCTTCTCCGGATCGGCGCGAAGCACACGGACGATGTCCTCGCGCGACGCGTTCGAAACCGTGAGGACCCGCGACGCGCTTCGGATCGCCGCGTTCATCATCCCCCGCGCGTAGAGCGCCGCCGCGGGCGAGGGCGGATAGAACAAGTGAATGAGATCGTGGATCGTCACCACCGCGCGGCACGGACGCGCCACCGGGAGCACGTAGTGCGGAGAATGGAAGAGATCGATCCGGTAACGGCGCATCCGGATCGGCAGCGAGATGTGCTCGCGGAGAGAGTACTTCGGCGAGCTGTCCTCCACCGGAATGATGTTCTCCGCCCACTCCGTCTTCTCGTCCCTGTTCTGGAACACCACGTACTCCCGGTTCGGATCGATCCGCGAAAGCTCGCGCACCAGGCTTCGGATGTAGGTTCCGATCCCGAAGTCGTGGATCTTGCGGACGTCGATCCCGATCCGGCCGCGAGGGACCGACCGTTTCTGCGGCCTCGCGCTCCTTTTTTCCTCCTCGAGAATCGAGGCGATCTCTCCGAGCCGGGTCTCCCAGGTGTTCCGTCGGGCGACCTCGATCCGCTCCTCCATCCTCCCTGCCGGCTCCGGAAGGAGCGACTCCTCGATCGCTCGCGTGAACGCCTCCGCCCCGCGCGCTCTCCGGCAGTACACTCCGAACTCCGCGATCGAGGGAAGATCCACGACGACGATCGGCTTCCCCGTCGCCATGTACTCATGAAACTTCATTGGAAAAACATTGATTGTCGTCTCGTTGAGCGCGAAGGGAATCATGCAGACATCGAAACCCTTAATCCACCCGGGAAGCTCCGCGTACGGGCGCGCGCCGAAGAAGCGGACGTTCTCCAACTTTTCGAGACGCTCCACATCCTCCGTCCGGCTCCCCGTCCAAACCGGTCCGACGAGGGCGAGCGACCATTCCGGGTGCGCGCGCGCCACGTGAATGAGGAGCCCGAAGTCCACCTTGTAGTCGCTGAGAGCGCCGACGAAGCCGATGACAGGACGCGGAAGGGCGCGGAGCGGCGGAGGCACCTCGGTCTCGGGGAGCGCCGCCTTGCGGAAGTGGTCGGCGTCGGCGACGTTCGGCAAGTAGTGGGTGTTCGCGTTGTGGCGCCTCTTCCCCTCGTAGAGCGAACGGGACGTCGTGAAGACGAGATCCGCGCCCTCGAGCAGTCTCCGCTCCATCTGCTGGATCACCCGGGCCGGCACTCCCGGGTTCGCGCCGTACTCGTCCACGCAGTGATAGATCGCGAGGCTCTCGCCGAGATGCCCGACCAGATCACTCGAGGTCGGAAGAAACGTCCAGAGGATCGGGGCGCGGAAGCCGTGTTTCCGCGCGATGCGCGCGAGGCTCGTGCGAAGGATCCAGAAGTTCAGATCGCGCGCCCAGGGAACGTTGTAGAAGGGGACAATGAGCGGGGAATAGACGAGAAGGTTCTCGCCGGCCGGGCGCACGCC containing:
- a CDS encoding glycosyltransferase, whose protein sequence is MDERLSSRAAPLKGASILCIASANWDAELWTNSQHLMSRLARDNRVLFVESLGLRRPKARWRDLYRIVGRLRNWARGVRPAGENLLVYSPLIVPFYNVPWARDLNFWILRTSLARIARKHGFRAPILWTFLPTSSDLVGHLGESLAIYHCVDEYGANPGVPARVIQQMERRLLEGADLVFTTSRSLYEGKRRHNANTHYLPNVADADHFRKAALPETEVPPPLRALPRPVIGFVGALSDYKVDFGLLIHVARAHPEWSLALVGPVWTGSRTEDVERLEKLENVRFFGARPYAELPGWIKGFDVCMIPFALNETTINVFPMKFHEYMATGKPIVVVDLPSIAEFGVYCRRARGAEAFTRAIEESLLPEPAGRMEERIEVARRNTWETRLGEIASILEEEKRSARPQKRSVPRGRIGIDVRKIHDFGIGTYIRSLVRELSRIDPNREYVVFQNRDEKTEWAENIIPVEDSSPKYSLREHISLPIRMRRYRIDLFHSPHYVLPVARPCRAVVTIHDLIHLFYPPSPAAALYARGMMNAAIRSASRVLTVSNASREDIVRVLRADPEKIVVVHNAVGERFVPLDAGRAREEVARTIGLEEEYVLCVSNCLPHKNLRKLIEAFARLRRSGFGGHLVLAGVDVKKARELTRDVRVSRLETCVHFPGFVSDSFLHALYGGTRLFVFPSLYEGFGLPPLEAMACGIPVVVSDTPALSEVVGKAGLRVDPGRAESIEEGMARLLGDPALHARYAQEGLRRASRFSWRAAAEQTLRVYEEVIGHG